The following coding sequences lie in one Drosophila sulfurigaster albostrigata strain 15112-1811.04 chromosome 2R, ASM2355843v2, whole genome shotgun sequence genomic window:
- the LOC133838531 gene encoding uncharacterized protein LOC133838531 isoform X13 — protein sequence MAFSTQKEFFHVPFMNESIDFECTDVCVKLKSYPSTNDDRSWSADEEKKSRFVSDLVSCNTPIFWRRGPEGGEPYDRPGGGPGGRGAGGPGGRGGPDDDYYDGRTGKPGQDGGRGGGRGKQGGRGGDGQDRGGGRPGRGRGQGAADGYGGRGQDQYGRGGPDQGRGPGVDGRSGKGRGQGHGPGGYGGTGKDQGGRGPSQGEGSGGYGGSGQDQRGRAPGQGPGGYGGPGQDYSGRGPGQGQGPGGYGGSGQDQGGRGPGQGPASGYGGPGQVQGERGQGLGPGGYGAPGQDQGGRGQGQGAGGPGQDQGGRGQGPGGYGAPGQDQGGRGQGQAQGPGGGPGQGQGPGSRGSYGGPGQDRDGRGPGQGQGPGGYGGPGQDQGGRGPGQGQGPGGYGGPGQDQGGRGPGQGQGPGGYGGPGQDQGGRGPGQGQGPGGYGGPGQDQGGRGPGQGRDGGGPGQGQGPGGYGGPGQDQGGRGLGQAQGPGGGPGQGQGPGRVVMAVRVRIGMGVDQVKDRDLVVMGVLAKIRVDEDQVKDRDLEVMGVLAKIRVDEDQVRTGPGGYGGPGQDLGWTRSRSGQGPGGYGGPGQDQGGRGPGQGQGPGGYGGPGQDQGGRGPGQGQGPGGYGGPGQDQGGRGPGQGRDGGGPGQGQGPGGYGGPGQDQGGRGLGQAQGPGGGSGQGQGPGSRGSYGGPGQDRDGRGPGQGQGPGGYGGPGQDQGGRGPGQGQGPGGYGGPGQDQGGRGPGQGRDGGGPGQGPGGFGGPGQDQGGRGLSQAQGRGGGPGQGQGPGSRGSYGGPGHDGDKRGQGQGQGQGGYGGPGQDQGVRGPGQGLGPGGYGGPGQDQGGRGPGQGRDGGGPGQGQGPGGYGSPGQDRGGRGPAQGTDFGGSGQGQGTGPYSGVDQVGRGPGQGRDGVGQGQGPGGFRSPGQEQGASRQGGPGQEQDRRGSRIGADKGPGQTDQGGRGSGQGRDGGPGARPGQGGPGPVQGQRGSRVAQDGQAPGRAQGPGAYGAQGYDQGRDGGAPGHGHGPTGFAGGPGQGQDPGGYGADQGGGPGGYGGGPGKQGGGPGGYGGGPGKQGGGPGGYGGGPGGPGDPRGSLGISDGNPLVGDALINAADETIENMKNVMAKNNLLPKEIIDELDRSTPPRVENAEIKRIMNQRYDPDKSRELRDKIVELEDSGKISPNDANGLYNLQRSIDDMNTAHEILEVENANLRRLIEKQSRRVSMETIKVDPERSNDVNYLQNKIDGMSKELLVLRQFEEDVMASGGPGSPGGTGRQQPPDLDVETIQQMLSERGGLRNKINTLGYLDKVGPLKKKKGDTDYAAGDLARNLEEQNQYIHDMECDIEEMQKYYETEVEQSKYNEELLKCTCNELQQQVIALQPAAQRCKCMQLEIDVLRNELRKRDLALNSYDCQYQQLMNVICELNQKYGNQRGDCPTFEVAECPNVGDDLAFYTGATLEHIRNELDKQVDCFKQMNQNKYSGGQDINNLQDCMDELERLRKLLGEKDGQLGVLIEDNECMCEAALESNKRLNQLDQKVRDLDRDTRYMEDGMRESIGLIQEIGDVARENERLKDRVNNMKTSELQDLTDDLKRQLEDCMKNKQMCEEINKNFKDALRELGADPDNIEKEAKEKIEQQWKAEEEAKRAAEAQAKADEEARAERMREQARELAEQKAAEDTAVGKPGEEPSEERQAEGQDTLTETPGTKPTGPEVEKIPKAEPEQAGAVLKEVPKATDRAPSQPGIKSAEAEKVAAKPSDKPVEKPADASADKAADKLVDKPADKSADRPADKPADKAADKPADKAADKPADKSADKQAEKAADKQAEKAADKKAVDKPAEKAADKPKDAGKPEPTAGQTPAAKAAEKAPAQPITSDPSAAKAGGEKPTAEAVGAKSGAPAADKSGAPAADKAGAAKAGQPTEKAVTPPATATGAAKQETTGQPTKPAEKSPAQPVTAAGGTKPGETASDAPPVAAAKKPAAADQAKAVEKPGAQPTATAAVEKPAAAGQGAKAAEKTGGQPAQAAVAEKPAAAGQPAEKAATQPTGAAGGAKQGPTGAPAKPAEKTPGQPTTATGGPKPGATTGDKTSAPGEKARASGQPGAKPAGAAAGAAGERKGLAAKPGLQGPGKERLGDEGISGAAGGKAAKAPKGKGDDYGRRGKKGSKHMDDTTEEQFDEFVRNTVKTLSAGEIDGVGLERELRKILDMFIDECGFCFCKCNIPKSRFYAICHRLYHHGLHTLDFKDLAYMHKRIFAAAENILPGALFNIIMKDIIAGNSQSLAPLCAPKETPVAEQQCCSCKSSLCCDDTEEKLMIKVMRLENDIENAKMCLKNLKSIPSNISIEAFRMEGGDSPVKDRVLRSSRGGNSIIMYKHIKQARNVKKSVVANN from the exons ATGGCTTTCTCCACCCAAAAAGAGTTCTTTCATGTGCCTTTTATGAATGAGTCTATCGACTTTGAATGCACAGACGTATGCGTGAAGTTAAAAAGTTATCCATCGACAAACGATGATCGATCCTGGTCGGCTGATGAAGAGAAGAAATCACGATTTGTCTCGGACTTAGTGTCCTGCAATACACCCATATTTTGGCGCCGGGGCCCTGAAGGAGGAGAACCTTACGACAGACCTGGAGGCGGTCCAGGCGGCAGAGGCGCTGGTGGACCTGGAGGCAGAGGCGGACCTGACGATGACTATTATGACGGTAGGACGGGTAAGCCTGGTCAGGATGGTGGTAGGGGTGGAGGGAGGGGAAAGCAAGGCGGTAGAGGCGGGGATGGCCAGGATAGAGGTGGGGGAAGGCCAGGTCGGGGTAGAGGTCAAGGCGCAGCTGATGGCTACGGAGGTAGAGGACAGGATCAATACGGTCGCGGGGGACCTGATCAGGGCAGAGGCCCTGGTGTAGATGGGCGGTCAGGCAAAGGACGAGGGCAAGGACATGGTCCGGGGGGCTATGGAGGAACTGGGAAAGATCAAGGTGGACGTGGACCTAGTCAAGGAGAGGGATCGGGGGGTTATGGAGGCTCTGGCCAGGATCAACGTGGTCGGGCACCAGGACAAGGTCCAGGTGGATATGGAGGCCCTGGTCAGGATTATAGTGGACGCGGACCAGGTCAGGGACAAGGACCCGGGGGTTATGGAGGCTCTGGCCAGGATCAGGGTGGGCGAGGACCAGGTCAGGGACCAGCTTCTGGTTATGGGGGCCCTGGTCAAGTTCAGGGAGAGCGTGGTCAAGGCCTGGGACCAGGTGGTTATGGAGCTCCTGGCCAGGATCAGGGTGGACGGGGACAAGGACAGGGTGCAGGAGGTCCTGGCCAGGATCAGGGTGGTAGAGGCCAGGGACCAGGTGGTTATGGAGCTCCTGGCCAGGATCAGGGTGGACGGGGACAAGGACAGG CCCAGGGACCAGGAGGAGGTCCTGGTCAGGGACAAGGCCCTGGCAGTCGTGGTAGTTATGGCGGTCCGGGTCAGGATCGGGATGGGCGTGGACCAGGTCAAGGACAGGGACCTGGAGGTTATGGGGGTCCTGGCCAAGATCAGGGTGGACGAGGACCAGGTCAAGGACAGGGACCTGGAGGTTATGGTGGTCCTGGCCAAGATCAGGGTGGACGAGGACCAGGTCAAGGACAGGGACCTGGAGGTTATGGTGGTCCTGGCCAAGATCAAGGTGGACGAGGACCAGGTCAAGGACAGGGACCTGGTGGTTATGGTGGTCCTGGCCAAGATCAAGGTGGACGTGGACCAGGTCAGGGTAGAGACGGTGGAGGACCCGGTCAGGGACAGGGGCCTGGGGGCTATGGAGGACCGGGTCAGGATCAGGGTGGGCGGGGACTGGGACAAGCCCAGGGACCAGGAGGAGGTCCTGGTCAGGGACAAGGCCCTGGCAGGGTAGTTATGGCGGTCCGGGTCAGGATCGGGATGGGCGTGGACCAGGTCAAGGACAGGGACCTAGTGGTTATGGGGGTCCTGGCCAAGATCAGGGTGGACGAGGACCAGGTCAAGGACAGGGACCTGGAGGTTATGGGGGTCCTGGCCAAGATCAGGGTGGACGAGGACCAGGTCAGGACAGGACCTGGTGGTTATGGGGGTCCTGGCCAAGATCTGGGGTGGACGAGGTCCAGGTCAGGACAGGGACCTGGAGGTTATGGTGGTCCTGGCCAAGATCAGGGTGGACGAGGACCAGGTCAAGGACAGGGACCTGGAGGTTATGGTGGTCCTGGCCAAGATCAAGGTGGACGAGGACCAGGTCAAGGACAGGGACCTGGTGGTTATGGTGGTCCTGGCCAAGATCAAGGTGGACGAGGACCAGGTCAGGGTAGAGACGGTGGAGGACCCGGTCAGGGACAGGGGCCTGGGGGCTATGGAGGACCGGGTCAGGATCAGGGTGGGCGGGGACTGGGTCAAGCCCAGGGACCAGGAGGAGGTTCTGGTCAGGGACAAGGCCCTGGCAGTCGTGGTAGTTATGGCGGTCCGGGTCAGGATCGGGATGGGCGTGGACCAGGTCAAGGACAGGGACCTGGAGGTTATGGGGGTCCTGGCCAAGATCAGGGTGGACGAGGACCAGGTCAAGGACAGGGACCTGGGGGTTATGGTGGTCCTGGCCAAGATCAAGGTGGACGAGGACCAGGTCAGGGTAGAGACGGTGGAGGACCCGGACAGGGGCCTGGGGGCTTTGGAGGACCGGGTCAGGATCAGGGTGGGCGGGGACTGAGTCAAGCCCAGGGACGAGGTGGAGGTCCTGGACAGGGACAAGGACCTGGAAGTCGTGGTAGCTATGGTGGGCCAGGCCATGATGGAGATAAGCGAGGCCAAGGTCAGGGTCAGGGCCAAGGTGGCTATGGAGGTCCCGGACAGGATCAGGGTGTACGTGGACCAGGTCAGGGACTGGGACCTGGTGGTTATGGAGGTCCTGGCCAAGATCAAGGTGGACGAGGACCAGGTCAGGGTAGAGATGGTGGGGGCCCCGGACAGGGACAAGGGCCAGGCGGCTATGGAAGTCCAGGTCAGGATCGCGGCGGGCGTGGTCCGGCTCAAGGAACAGACTTTGGAGGATCGGGTCAGGGGCAAGGAACAGGGCCATACAGTGGAGTAGACCAGGTTGGACGTGGGCCGGGACAAGGGCGAGATGGAGTCGGTCAAGGCCAGGGTCCAGGGGGCTTTAGAAGTCCCGGCCAAGAGCAGGGTGCAAGTCGACAAGGCGGTCCAGGACAAGAACAGGACCGACGTGGGTCACGTATTGGAGCCGATAAGGGACCAGGTCAGACAGATCAGGGTGGCCGTGGGTCAGGTCAAGGACGAGACGGTGGACCAGGTGCAAGACCGGGCCAAGGTGGTCCCGGTCCAGTGCAGGGGCAACGTGGATCTCGTGTTGCACAAGACGGACAAGCACCAGGTCGGGCACAGGGCCCCGGTGCTTATGGAGCACAAGGTTACGACCAAGGCCGCGATGGTGGAGCTCCAGGGCATGGTCATGGGCCAACTGGATTTGCTGGAGGTCCAGGTCAAGGGCAAGATCCGGGGGGTTATGGAGCCGACCAGGGAGGAGGACCTGGAGGATATGGTGGTGGCCCAGGAAAACAAGGTGGTGGTCCAGGAGGTTATGGTGGTGGCCCAGGAAAACAAGGGGGTGGTCCTGGAGGTTATGGTGGTGGCCCAGGTGGCCCTGGTGATCCTCGAGGAAGTCTTGGCATCTCTGATGGAAATCCGTTGGTCGGTGATGCTTTAATCAATGCTGCTGACGAGACAATTGAGAATATGAAGAACGTAATGGCTAAAAACAATTTACTACCAAAAGAAATTATCGACGAACTGGATAGATCAACACCACCCAGGGTAGAAAATGCCGAGATAAAGCGAATTATGAATCAACGTTACGATCCGGACAAAAGTAGGGAACTTAGAGATAAGATCGTCGAACTTGAAGACTCTGGGAAGATCAGCCCCAATGATGCAAACGGACTCTACAATCTGCAAAGATCTATTGATGATATGAACACAGCTCATGAGATTCTAGAAGTGGAAAATGCAAATCTGCGACGTCTCATTGAGAAGCAGTCCAGGCGCGTATCAATGGAGACCATTAAAGTCGATCCTGAGAGAAGCAATGACGTTAACTacttgcaaaataaaatcgatGGCATGAGTAAAGAACTTTTGGTGCTGCGACAATTTGAAGAAGATGTTATGGCATCTGGCGGGCCTGGTAGTCCTGGCGGCACTGGCAGGCAACAACCTCCTGATTTGGACGTCGAAACTATTCAACAAATGTTATCGGAGCGAGGCGGATTACGCAACAAAATTAACACGCTAGGTTATCTTGATAAGGTTGGTCcattgaagaagaaaaagggTGATACCGATTATGCTGCCGGAGACCTAGCACGAAATCTTGAAGaacaaaatcaatatattCATGATATGGAATGCGACATTgaagaaatgcaaaagtattaCGAAACCGAAGTGGAACAATCCAAATATAATGAGGAATTGCTTAAg TGCACCTGTAATGAGCTACAACAGCAAGTGATTGCTCTCCAACCTGCGGCTCAGCGTTGTAAGTGCATGCAATTGGAGATCGACGTGCTCCGCAATGAACTCCGTAAACGAGATCTTGCTTTGAATTCTTACGATTGCCAGTACCAACAGTTAATg aACGTCATCTGTGAGTTAAACCAAAAGTATGGAAATCAGCGAGGCGATTGTCCAACATTTGAAGTAGCTGAGTGTCCTAATGTGGGTGATGATCTAGCTTTCTATACAGGCGCCACGTTGGAGCACATTCGGAATGAATTGGATAAACAGGTCGACTGCTTCAAGCAAatgaatcaaaataaatattcggGTGGCCAAGATATCAACAATTTACAAGACTGCATGGACGAATTAGAACGCCTTAGAAAGTTATTGGGAGAAAAGGATGGCCAGTTGGGTGTATTAATTGAGGACAACGAGTGCATGTGCGAGGCTGCACTCGAGAGTAATAAGCGTCTGAACCAATTGGATCAAAAGGTTCGTGATTTGGATAGAGACACACGGTATATGGAGGATGGGATGCGCGAGAGCATAGGCCTAATACAGGAAATTGGAGATGTTGCTAGAGAGAATGAAAGGCTTAAGGATAGAGTTAACAATATGAAAACTTCAGAGCTTCAAGATTTAACTGACGATCTGAAAAGGCAATTGGAAGACTGCATGAAGAACAAGCAGATGTGTGAAGAAATTAACAAGAATTTTAAGGACGCATTAAGGGAACTCGGTGCTGATCccgataatattgaaaaagaaGCTAAAGAAAAAATAGAGCAGCAATGGAAGgccgaagaagaagcaaaacgAGCGGCTGAAGCTCAAGCTAAGGCAGACGAAGAGGCCAGGGCTGAAAGAATGCGCGAACAAGCAAGAGAGTTAGCTGAACAAAAAGCAGCAGAAGATACAGCAGTTGGTAAACCAGGGGAAGAACCAAGTGAAGAACGTCAAGCAGAAGGTCAAGATACATTAACGGAGACACCTGGTACTAAGCCGACTGGGCCAGAAGTTGAAAAGATTCCAAAAGCTGAACCCGAACAAGCAGGAGCTGTGCTAAAAGAAGTACCTAAGGCTACAGATCGTGCACCAAGTCAACCAGGAATCAAATCAGCTGAAGCTGAGAAAGTTGCAGCAAAGCCCAGCGATAAACCCGTAGAAAAACCAGCTGATGCGTCAGCTGACAAGGCAGCCGATAAACTAGTTGACAAACCAGCTGATAAGTCAGCTGATAGGCCAGCTGATAAACCAGCTGACAAGGCAGCTGATAAACCAGCTGACAAGGCAGCTGATAAGCCAGCTGACAAATCAGCTGACAAACAAGCTGAGAAAGCAGCTGACAAACAAGCTGAGAAAGCAGCTGACAAAAAGGCTGTTGACAAACCAGCTGAGAAAGCAGCTGATAAACCAAAGGATGCGGGAAAACCTGAACCGACAGCGGGACAAACACCTGCTGCTAAGGCTGCTGAAAAAGCACCTGCACAACCGATAACTTCTGACCCATCGGCTGCAAAAGCTGGTGGTGAGAAACCAACTGCCGAAGCTGTGGGAGCTAAATCGGGAGCGCCTGCTGCGGATAAGTCCGGAGCACCAGCAGCTGATAAAGCAGGGGCAGCGAAAGCGGGTCAACCTACTGAGAAAGCAGTCACACCGCCTGCTACTGCAACCGGAGCTGCGAAGCAGGAAACAACCGGACAACCTACTAAGCCAGCAGAAAAATCACCTGCACAGCCGGTTACAGCTGCTGGTGGGACCAAGCCGGGAGAAACAGCTTCTGATGCACCACCAGTAGCCGCGGCGAaaaaaccagcagcagctgaccAAGCTAAGGCAGTTGAAAAACCAGGTGCCCAGCCTACCGCGACAGCAGCCGTTGAAAAACCCGCAGCAGCAGGTCAAGGTGCCAAGGCGGCTGAAAAAACTGGAGGACAGCCTGCCCAGGCAGCTGTCGCTGAGAAGCCTGCGGCTGCGGGACAACCTGCTGAGAAAGCAGCGACTCAACCTACTGGAGCAGCCGGTGGTGCTAAACAGGGACCAACTGGTGCGCCTGCCAAGCCAGCAGAAAAAACTCCTGGGCAACCAACTACAGCTACAGGAGGACCTAAACCGGGTGCAACAACAGGCGATAAAACTTCAGCACCAGGAGAAAAGGCCAGAGCGTCCGGACAGCCGGGCGCCAAgccagctggagcagcagctggtgcTGCAGGGGAAAGAAAAGGCTTGGCGGCAAAGCCAGGCTTACAAGGCCCTGGAAAGGAGAGACTTGGGGATGAGGGAATTAGCGGAGCTGCTGGAGGCAAAGCTGCGAAAGCTCCCAAAGGTAAAGGTGATGATTACGGGCGTCGCGGAAAGAAGGGTTCCAAGCATATGGACGACACCACCGAGGAGCAGTTCGATGAGTTTGTAAGGAATACCGTGAAAACTCTATCGGCTGGCGAAATTGATGGTGTTGGCTTGGAAAGAGAATTGCGAAAAATACTGGACATGTTTATCGACGAGTGTGGTTTCTGCTTTTGCAAATGTAACATTCCCAAAAGCCGATTCTATGCTATTTGTCATCGACTATATCACCATGGTCTACACACTTTGGACTTTAAGGATCTGGCCTACATGCATAAGCGAATTTTTGCCGCAGCAGAGAATATACTTCCTGGCGCTCTCTTTAATATCATAATGAAAGACATTATCGCTGGCAATTCACAGAGCCTGGCTCCGCTGTGCGCTCCTAAAGAAACTCCTGTGGCGGAACAACAATGCTGCTCATGCAAAAGTTCTCTTTGTTGCGATGATACTGAAGAAAAACTCATGATTAAAG TAATGCGACTTGAGAATGATATTGAGAATGCCAAAATGTgcttaaagaatttaaaaagcaTACCATCGAATATTTCCATTGAAGCATTTCGTATGGAAGGTGGCGATAGTCCAGTAAA GGATAGAGTTCTTCGCTCTTCGCGCGGTGGTAATTCTATAATAATGTACAAGCATATAAAGCAGGCTCGCAATGTTAAG AAGAGCGTTGttgcaaacaatt